GTCGTGCCGACGGGGGCGGGGGACCTCTTGTATCAGTACGCCTCCGAGATCGTAAGGCTCAAGGAGGAGGCGCGTCTTGCCATGGACGAGCTTTCGGGGAAGATGAGGGGCTGCCTTATTGTCGGCGCGAGCACCATACCGGGCGAGTACCTTCTCCCGGCGATTATAGGCCGCTTCAAAAAGGCCTACCCCGAGGTGCTGCCCACTCTGAAGGTGGGAGATACAAAGGGCATATACGCCATGGTACTCGAAGGCGGGGTGGACGTTGGGGTGGTGGGCTCGCTTAAAGAGGATAAGAACATAGTCTCAAGCGAGTTCCTCGCCGACGAGCTCGTCCTGGTCGGGCCGGGGACGTTCCGTAAGGGAGAGGTGTCGAAGCGAGAGCTTAAAGAGCTTCCGCTCCTCCTGAGGGAGGCCGGCTCGGGCACGAGGGCCACGCTGGAGAGCGCTCTCTCTGCCGGGGGGATAGACCCCGAAGAACTCAACATCGCCGCCGAGATGGGCTCCACGCAGGCCATGAGGGGGGCCGTAGCGGCCGGCATGGGCTTTGCCTTCATCTCGCGCGTAGCGGTACAGGGCGATATAGAGCGCGGAACGCTCAGGGCCGTAAAGGTAAAGGGCATTAATATAAAGAGACGCTTCCACATAATCACCCACAGGCTCAGGACCAACTCGCCTATCGCCAGGACCTTCATGGAGTTCCTCTCGGAGAGCCGATAGGTTTTTCCCGTTTCCATAGATAATATCAATTTGACATATAGATACCTCGGGTGTATGCTCTACGGGTAAGGCCCCGTAGAGCGAGGAGGAACCATGATCTCGAATCTTTTCAGGATATCGGCCGTTTTTTTTGCGGCCACGGCCTTTATCCTGCTCTATCCCCATAGCGGCTTTGCCGCCAAGACGCGCACCTTCGAGGTCGACTATACCGTGGAGGTGCCCTCCCTGCCAGGCGGAGCGCGCGAGGTGCGGGTCTGGATCCCGTACCCCTCTTCCAACGAAGACCAGAGGATACTGTCCATAAACGTCGAGAGCCCGGCCCCGTATGAAGTAAACTACGACACCGAGTGGGGGAACGGCATGGTCTACTTCCGGCTCGTCCCGGTCGGGGGCTTTACCTTCACCATGCGCTTTGTGGTCGAGAGGCGGGAGAGGGTGGTCGACCCGACGGGCAATCCCGGAGATAGGCCGGAAGGCAAGATGGACGTGCGCCTCTTCAAGCGCTTCCTTATGCCCTCGGCCTACGCCGTCCATAACGAGAGGGTCGAGAGGCTGTCGAGGATGGCGGTGAAGGGGAAGACCGGGTACGCCGAGAAGGCCAGGGATATATACGACTTCACCCTCGAGAACATGGAGTACAGCAAGAAGGTCCCCGGCTGGGGCAAGGGTGACGTGGACAGGATATGTCTTGCCATAGGCGAGGGGAAGCAGGGTACGGGGAACTGTACGGACTTCCATTCGTTTTTCGGCTCGCTTATGCGCTTTCAGAGCATACCCGTTCTATTCGAGATGGGCTTTCCCCTGACCCCGGGCAAGGATTCCGTGGAGCCCATTAAGGGAGGCTACCACTGCTGGGCCAAGTTCTACGTGCCCGGCATCGGCTGGGTGCCGGTCGATATCTCCGAGGCCGATAAGGACCCGTCGAAGAAGGACTACTTCTTCGGCGCGGTATGCGAGAACCGTTTCAGCCTCAGCCGGGGCAGGGACATCCTGCTCGTCCCCCCGCAGAGAGGGGCCAGGCTCAACTTCTTCGGCCCCGACCCGTATATAGAGGTGGACGGGGAGTCCTTCACGGGCTTTACGAGGACCATATCCTATAGGGACGTAAAGTAGCCCTATGAAGGGGTGTTGGAAGAGGTTTTTATCGTATTCGGCTGTACTCTTTATCGGGATATCTCTTGCCGCATGCTCCGCCACACACACCGGTAATACCCATGGTAAGACCCCAAAGACTCCAGGCAAGACTCATGCCCCTACCACTCCTCCGAAGGAGGTAGGCGGGGAGACGGGCGGCACTCTCTCGCCGGATGAGTTCAGCGGAGAGAGCCGTGAGGCCTAC
This genomic interval from Thermodesulfobacteriota bacterium contains the following:
- a CDS encoding selenium metabolism-associated LysR family transcriptional regulator; translation: MELRYLEIFCKVAEHKSFSRAAEALHLTQPTISIHIKSLEDELGTKLFDRLGRSVVPTGAGDLLYQYASEIVRLKEEARLAMDELSGKMRGCLIVGASTIPGEYLLPAIIGRFKKAYPEVLPTLKVGDTKGIYAMVLEGGVDVGVVGSLKEDKNIVSSEFLADELVLVGPGTFRKGEVSKRELKELPLLLREAGSGTRATLESALSAGGIDPEELNIAAEMGSTQAMRGAVAAGMGFAFISRVAVQGDIERGTLRAVKVKGINIKRRFHIITHRLRTNSPIARTFMEFLSESR
- a CDS encoding transglutaminase domain-containing protein, yielding MISNLFRISAVFFAATAFILLYPHSGFAAKTRTFEVDYTVEVPSLPGGAREVRVWIPYPSSNEDQRILSINVESPAPYEVNYDTEWGNGMVYFRLVPVGGFTFTMRFVVERRERVVDPTGNPGDRPEGKMDVRLFKRFLMPSAYAVHNERVERLSRMAVKGKTGYAEKARDIYDFTLENMEYSKKVPGWGKGDVDRICLAIGEGKQGTGNCTDFHSFFGSLMRFQSIPVLFEMGFPLTPGKDSVEPIKGGYHCWAKFYVPGIGWVPVDISEADKDPSKKDYFFGAVCENRFSLSRGRDILLVPPQRGARLNFFGPDPYIEVDGESFTGFTRTISYRDVK